A window of Aequoribacter fuscus genomic DNA:
CACCCCAACCCACGGTCACCGCTACATATTGCACGCCGTCGATAGCATAAGTTATCGGGGATCCTACAATCCCCGCCTGGGTTGGAAATGTCCACAGTGACGCCCCGGAACGGGCATCAAGAGCTTCAAAATATCCATCCCCTCGGCCCTGAAAGACCAGGTCGCCGGCCGTCGAGAGCGTGCCGCCATTCCACGCAAGATCACGGTTCACGCGCCAGGCAGCTTTTTGGTCACGCGGATTCCAGGCCGTTAAGAAGCCCCTGGCAGCCTGCCTGATGTCTTTTTGGTCCTGCGCATCATCTCCCATAAGATCGGCAGAGTAGGTGGTATTCGTGTTCCATTGGCCCCATTGGTGAGGCTTGGAGTTGCCTTCGAAAAGATAGTCGATCTCTAGTGTGGGTATGTACACCAGCCCTGTTCCAGGATGATGGGACATGGGGTGCCAGTTGTGAGCCCCATAGGGAGAGGGCGCGACGAACTGTGATTCGGTAGAATAATCCATCCCGGGCACTTCCACCGGCCGGCCAGTAGCCAGGTTATAGTGGCTAGCCCAGGTTACTTCTGCGAAGGGTTCGGCGGACAGGAGCTGACCTGTTTCCCGATCAATGATAAAGAAAAAGCCATTTTTGGGAGCGTGCCATATCACCCTGCGCGCCGTACCTTGCCAGTTCATTTCTGCTAGCATGATGGGCTGAGTGGCCGTGTAATCCCATGTCTCAGCGGGGGTCTCCTGAAAGTGCCAGATATATGCGCCGGTATCTGGATCAAGTGCCACGATCGACGAGAGGAATAGATTGTCGCCTCCCTGCGGACTTCTTACCCGCCTATTCCAGGGAGACCCGTTTCCAACACCTATATAGAGTTGATCCAGATCAGTGTCATAAACGATAGAATCCCAGACGGTGCCACCGCCACCGGCATTCCACCACTCTCCCGTCCATGTTAATGCAGCCTGTTCAAGTGCCTCGCTTTCCTGGCCGACTTCGGGGTTGCCTGGCACCGTATAGAAGCGCCACACCAGTTCGCCTGAATCCGCATCGTATGCGCTCACAAATCCCCTGGCACCGAATTCTGCCCCTCCATTCCCGATAAATACTTTGCCCTTTGCGGCTCTGGGCGCTCCGGTTATGGTGTACGGGTACTTGGATGTGTCTGCCGTCTTTATGTCCCATAGGACCCTGCCGGTTGAAGCCTCGAGAGCCACCAGACGGGCATCTAACGTGCCGACAAAAACCTTTCCTTGATAAATGGCCACGCCTCGATTCACGACGTCGCAGCAGGCCATTTTCCCCCACTCCTTAGGTACTTCTGGGTCGTAGCGCCAGATCAATCTGCCATCGGAAGCATCCAGCGCATACACAACGCTCCAGTTGCCGGTCACATACATGACGCCGTCAACTACCAGCGGAGTTGCCTCCAACCCGCGGTTGTAATCGGTATCGAAGTGCCAATCGAGGCCAAGGTCGGTGATGTTGTCGCTGTCTATCTGGGCCAGGCGGCTATATCGTTGCTCATCATAATCAAGCCCATAGCTGAGCCAATTACTTTCCGACGGGGAAGCAATCCGAGCCGTGTCTATATTGCGTGTAGACTTTTCAATACCCACTGAAGAGGGTGACTTAGAACTTGCCCATAGTTGTATCGAAAAACTTGTTGCTAAGACGCTAATCAGCGATAACCGAAGTATCATATGTACTGTGCGGTTGGGCCCGTTCGTCCACCGCAAGCCACTACGATATAGCATAGATAACTCCTTTTCGGGACCGGTTCCCTACCAGATCGCCAACTTGAACATTGATTGGGTACTTTATGGAATCAAAACAAAGTGTGCCGGCGAAGCCTATTTGTCCTAGATGATTGCTTCTACTTGAAAACTTTACTGGACAAGGCATATCCCACTGTAACATCCGTTCGCCAAACGTAAAAAAGCCCGGCTGAAATCAGCCGGGCAAGCAGGGATGGTGCCGCAGGACCATCAGAAGTCCTTTCTTAAAGTCAGGCCGTATGTCCTAGGCTCCTGGACAAACTGGCCTCGGGCGCGATCGCCGGTAAAGCCTCGAAGGGGGATGTTGAACGTGTTGAACTTGGTACGCTCATCAAACACATTGTTCCCCCAGACCTCAATCGACACTTTGTGCTCCAACATAGTCAGGCCGAATCGCAGGTCAACCTTGGTGTTCGAATCCTGGATGTCACCCGGCAGAGGAACTGCAGCGTCTACGGCCGCCCTGACCTCTGCTTCAGTTGTCAATCCTGCAACGTTAGGCCGTTCGGTGGGCAGGGTACTGGTTCTTCTCTCTGATTCATAGCGA
This region includes:
- a CDS encoding PQQ-dependent dehydrogenase, methanol/ethanol family, yielding MLYRSGLRWTNGPNRTVHMILRLSLISVLATSFSIQLWASSKSPSSVGIEKSTRNIDTARIASPSESNWLSYGLDYDEQRYSRLAQIDSDNITDLGLDWHFDTDYNRGLEATPLVVDGVMYVTGNWSVVYALDASDGRLIWRYDPEVPKEWGKMACCDVVNRGVAIYQGKVFVGTLDARLVALEASTGRVLWDIKTADTSKYPYTITGAPRAAKGKVFIGNGGAEFGARGFVSAYDADSGELVWRFYTVPGNPEVGQESEALEQAALTWTGEWWNAGGGGTVWDSIVYDTDLDQLYIGVGNGSPWNRRVRSPQGGDNLFLSSIVALDPDTGAYIWHFQETPAETWDYTATQPIMLAEMNWQGTARRVIWHAPKNGFFFIIDRETGQLLSAEPFAEVTWASHYNLATGRPVEVPGMDYSTESQFVAPSPYGAHNWHPMSHHPGTGLVYIPTLEIDYLFEGNSKPHQWGQWNTNTTYSADLMGDDAQDQKDIRQAARGFLTAWNPRDQKAAWRVNRDLAWNGGTLSTAGDLVFQGRGDGYFEALDARSGASLWTFPTQAGIVGSPITYAIDGVQYVAVTVGWGGILGQTYGLDLGSGLQPPPSRVLAFKVGAGHELPPLKPARKRPKPPPRVTDDMSILSQGAAIYAEYCQRCHGQFAVSNGRIPDLRRSAEAVYSAFNVIVLDGGLEQLGMPAFKDVLSSDDALSLKAYLIDAANDDWEQRPVSAQ